In Akkermansia muciniphila, one DNA window encodes the following:
- a CDS encoding SWIM zinc finger family protein produces MDDEMPLKRADLRKRAEKKAAELAAKGVELHPVTASGRTLAKSFWGKEWMKSLSACEVYGMRLAPGRTYLRYGCVLDLKTLPGRIDALVMGEHLYEVHIQACPPDEEALTRLRARCAGQIGSWIDLLKGNLSSELLEILCAPEGGLFPAPEEWRFSCSCPDWADLCKHAAAALYAFGVMLDKQPELLFTLRGMDASVLIPKAPEPVPGGEDALDMDAGSLSDIFGISLD; encoded by the coding sequence ATGGATGACGAAATGCCTCTGAAGCGGGCGGATTTGCGGAAACGCGCGGAGAAAAAAGCCGCGGAGCTGGCCGCGAAAGGGGTGGAATTGCATCCCGTAACGGCTTCCGGGCGCACTCTGGCGAAAAGTTTCTGGGGGAAAGAATGGATGAAGAGCCTGTCCGCGTGCGAGGTGTACGGGATGCGGCTGGCCCCCGGCAGAACCTACCTGCGCTATGGCTGTGTTCTGGATCTTAAAACGCTCCCCGGCCGCATTGACGCGCTGGTGATGGGTGAACATTTGTATGAGGTTCACATCCAGGCCTGCCCCCCGGATGAAGAGGCGCTTACCCGGCTGCGCGCACGGTGCGCCGGACAGATCGGTTCCTGGATTGATCTGTTGAAAGGGAATTTGTCTTCCGAGCTGCTGGAAATCCTGTGTGCGCCGGAAGGCGGCCTGTTCCCCGCGCCGGAAGAGTGGCGTTTTTCCTGTTCCTGTCCGGATTGGGCGGATTTGTGCAAGCATGCGGCCGCAGCCCTGTACGCTTTCGGCGTGATGCTGGATAAGCAGCCGGAATTGCTGTTTACCCTGCGCGGAATGGACGCCTCCGTTTTGATTCCGAAGGCTCCGGAACCCGTTCCCGGAGGAGAGGACGCACTGGATATGGATGCCGGTTCCCTTTCGGATATATTCGGCATCAGTCTGGACTGA
- the argH gene encoding argininosuccinate lyase, with the protein MWKGRFSKPTADLVQRYGESVSYDWRLFRQDIAGSIAHARAQLKAGLLSQEEFNAIESGLKDILKDIEAGNFLWSRELEDVHMNIESELTRRIGAPGAKLHTARSRNDQVATDTRLYCRAEIDEILGKVRHLQRALVMKAKEYADAMMPGYTHLQRAQPVTMGHHLLAYVEMLDRDADRLKDCRRRLNISPLGSGAIAGSTICLDRHGIAVELGFDAVTENSMDAIADRDYIMEILFDLAVVGAHLSRMSEDVILWCTAEFGFASLSDAHTTGSSLMPQKKNPDVAELTRGKTGRLYGNLTAVMVAVKGLPLTYNRDLQEDKEPLFDSIDTVKLALDVNAEMIAAMTVNTARAREAASDPMLLATDLADYLVRRGVPFRKAHELVGKAVAMSISTGTPLNKLSDEQFASISDAYGTDARDVFELTKAFAQRTNPGAPNSDNTRRRIAYWEGILSK; encoded by the coding sequence ATGTGGAAAGGCAGATTTTCTAAACCAACCGCTGATCTGGTTCAACGCTACGGCGAATCCGTCTCCTACGACTGGAGACTGTTCCGCCAGGACATTGCCGGATCCATCGCCCATGCGCGGGCCCAGCTCAAGGCAGGCCTGCTTTCGCAGGAAGAATTCAACGCCATTGAATCCGGCCTGAAAGACATCCTGAAAGACATTGAAGCAGGCAATTTCTTGTGGAGCCGGGAACTGGAGGACGTGCACATGAACATTGAAAGCGAACTCACCCGGCGCATCGGCGCTCCGGGCGCCAAGCTGCATACCGCACGCTCCCGCAATGACCAGGTGGCTACGGACACGCGGCTTTACTGCCGGGCGGAAATTGATGAAATCCTTGGAAAAGTGCGCCATCTGCAGCGGGCCCTGGTCATGAAGGCGAAGGAATACGCGGATGCCATGATGCCGGGCTATACTCACCTGCAACGCGCCCAGCCCGTCACCATGGGCCATCACCTGCTGGCTTACGTGGAAATGCTGGACCGGGATGCGGACCGCCTCAAGGACTGCCGCAGGCGCCTGAACATCTCCCCGCTCGGTTCCGGAGCCATCGCAGGCTCCACCATCTGCCTGGACCGCCACGGAATTGCCGTGGAACTGGGGTTCGACGCCGTTACAGAAAACTCCATGGATGCGATTGCCGACCGGGATTACATCATGGAAATCCTTTTTGACCTGGCCGTGGTCGGAGCCCATCTCTCCCGCATGAGCGAGGACGTCATCCTGTGGTGCACGGCGGAATTCGGCTTCGCTTCCTTGTCCGACGCCCATACGACGGGTTCCTCCCTGATGCCCCAGAAGAAAAATCCGGACGTCGCGGAACTCACCCGCGGAAAGACGGGGCGGCTGTACGGCAACCTCACCGCCGTCATGGTGGCCGTCAAAGGGCTTCCCCTGACTTACAATCGCGACCTTCAGGAAGACAAGGAACCCCTGTTCGATTCCATTGACACGGTCAAGCTGGCTCTGGACGTCAATGCGGAAATGATAGCCGCCATGACGGTGAACACGGCCCGGGCCCGGGAAGCGGCGTCCGATCCCATGCTGCTGGCCACGGACCTGGCGGATTATCTGGTACGCCGCGGCGTCCCCTTCCGGAAGGCCCATGAGCTGGTCGGGAAGGCAGTCGCCATGAGCATCTCCACGGGCACGCCGCTCAACAAGCTGAGCGATGAACAGTTCGCTTCCATTTCAGATGCATACGGAACAGACGCGCGCGACGTATTTGAATTGACAAAAGCCTTCGCCCAGCGTACCAACCCGGGGGCTCCCAATTCCGACAACACCCGCCGCCGCATCGCCTACTGGGAAGGCATCCTTTCCAAGTAA
- a CDS encoding SulP family inorganic anion transporter, whose translation MFKPALLSSLKTYTKQTFLADLFAGLTVGVVAIPLAMAFAIACGLSPTQGLITAIVAGFLISLFSGSKYQIGGPTGAFVIIIMGVLEQYHASGLLVCTLMAGLFLIIFGFCRMGALIRFIPFPVTTGFTSGIAVVIFSTQIKDIFGLTITEKIPGEFIEKWACYFHYFHTINWAALGLAAGTVIITMLSRRFWPRIPAMLVGMLGMTAVSVAFSLPVTTIGQAFGSLPNTLPLPSLPSIDWSTLGALTAPAFTIALLAAIESLLSASVADGMTGGRHKPNMELIAQGIGNIGSALFGGIPATGAIARTATNIKAGAKSPVSGMIHALTLLAILMAFAHYAQQIPLAVLAGILTVVCYNMSEIHTFSRLLKGPRQDAAVLVITFLLTVFVDLVVAVEVGVVLAALLFMGRMAQISDVSAIKNELLENDEEDDGGRSASKLDIPEGVEVFDVKGPFFFGAVEQFKDQVLETLEHDTKVVILRMRLVPALDATGLNVLSDFCHQCREHGSTLLVCGVQPQPLDVIRHAPFYRELKRYNICENIDAALNRARKIIDGPAPKHL comes from the coding sequence ATGTTCAAACCTGCTCTTCTTTCCTCTCTCAAAACTTATACCAAACAAACCTTTCTGGCGGACCTTTTTGCGGGGCTGACCGTCGGTGTAGTAGCCATCCCGCTGGCCATGGCCTTTGCCATCGCATGCGGGCTTTCCCCAACCCAGGGTCTCATCACCGCCATTGTGGCCGGGTTCCTCATTTCCCTGTTCAGCGGAAGCAAATATCAAATAGGCGGCCCCACCGGCGCCTTCGTGATCATCATCATGGGCGTCCTGGAGCAATACCACGCATCCGGCCTGCTGGTCTGCACATTGATGGCGGGCCTCTTCCTCATCATCTTTGGGTTCTGCCGCATGGGGGCGCTCATCCGCTTTATTCCCTTCCCTGTCACCACAGGGTTCACCTCCGGCATCGCCGTGGTAATCTTTTCCACGCAAATTAAAGACATCTTCGGTCTCACCATCACGGAAAAAATTCCCGGAGAGTTCATTGAAAAATGGGCGTGTTACTTCCATTATTTCCACACCATCAACTGGGCCGCGCTGGGGCTGGCCGCCGGCACCGTAATCATTACCATGCTGAGCCGCCGTTTCTGGCCCAGAATACCGGCCATGCTGGTGGGCATGCTGGGCATGACGGCCGTTTCCGTGGCGTTTTCGTTACCTGTGACAACCATCGGGCAAGCCTTCGGCAGCCTCCCGAACACGCTTCCCCTGCCCTCCCTGCCCAGCATTGACTGGAGCACTCTGGGGGCGCTGACGGCCCCTGCTTTCACCATCGCGCTGCTGGCGGCCATCGAATCTCTGTTAAGCGCCTCCGTGGCGGACGGCATGACCGGAGGACGCCACAAGCCCAACATGGAGCTGATTGCACAAGGCATCGGCAACATCGGCTCCGCCCTGTTCGGCGGCATTCCGGCCACCGGAGCGATTGCCCGCACCGCCACCAACATCAAAGCCGGGGCTAAAAGCCCGGTTTCCGGCATGATTCACGCGCTGACCCTCCTGGCCATTCTGATGGCCTTCGCCCACTATGCCCAGCAGATTCCCCTGGCTGTCCTGGCGGGCATCCTGACGGTAGTGTGCTACAACATGAGTGAAATACACACGTTCAGCCGTCTGCTGAAAGGGCCCAGGCAGGATGCGGCGGTGCTGGTGATCACCTTCCTGCTGACCGTCTTTGTGGACCTCGTCGTAGCCGTGGAAGTGGGCGTGGTGCTGGCCGCCCTGCTCTTCATGGGCCGCATGGCCCAAATCAGCGATGTTTCCGCCATCAAAAACGAACTGCTGGAAAATGATGAGGAAGATGACGGAGGCCGTTCCGCTTCCAAGCTGGACATCCCGGAAGGCGTGGAAGTTTTCGACGTGAAAGGCCCCTTCTTCTTCGGCGCCGTGGAGCAATTCAAAGACCAGGTACTGGAAACGCTGGAGCACGATACCAAGGTGGTTATCCTGCGCATGCGCCTGGTTCCCGCTCTGGACGCCACCGGCCTGAACGTCCTTTCCGACTTTTGCCACCAGTGCCGGGAGCACGGCTCCACCCTGCTGGTCTGCGGCGTGCAGCCCCAGCCTCTGGACGTCATCCGCCACGCGCCCTTTTACCGGGAGCTGAAACGCTATAATATCTGCGAGAATATTGACGCCGCCCTGAACCGGGCCCGCAAAATCATTGACGGCCCCGCGCCCAAACACCTGTAA
- the nrdR gene encoding transcriptional regulator NrdR, which produces MRCVQCGHLEDKVIDSRMSKDGTTIRRRRVCLRCDYRYTTYEQIERTELRVVKRDNLREALNREKILRGLVKACEKRPVSMDRLDRAVEEIISELHRDHLREVPSSEIGKKVIEKLYAIDPVAYIRYVSVYRQFSNVEEFIQEITQMRHQTLIDPLQRKLPIL; this is translated from the coding sequence ATGAGATGCGTTCAGTGCGGTCATTTGGAAGATAAAGTCATTGATTCCCGTATGTCTAAAGACGGGACGACCATCCGCCGCCGCCGCGTCTGCCTGAGGTGCGATTACCGTTATACGACCTATGAGCAGATTGAACGCACGGAGTTGCGCGTAGTCAAAAGGGATAATCTGAGAGAAGCCCTGAATCGTGAAAAGATTTTACGCGGCCTGGTAAAAGCGTGTGAAAAAAGGCCCGTCAGCATGGACCGCCTGGACCGCGCCGTGGAAGAGATCATTTCCGAATTGCACCGTGACCATTTACGCGAAGTTCCTTCCAGCGAAATAGGCAAGAAGGTGATTGAAAAATTGTACGCCATTGATCCCGTGGCGTACATCCGCTATGTGTCCGTGTACCGCCAGTTTTCCAATGTGGAGGAATTTATTCAGGAGATCACGCAGATGCGCCACCAGACGCTCATAGATCCCCTGCAGCGCAAGCTTCCCATTCTTTGA
- the clpB gene encoding ATP-dependent chaperone ClpB, producing MLNNLTTKFQEALMQAQQTAGRLGKPEISSLDVLVALLEQEGGILSPILRKASCDPGLLLQAAQREVSHEPTQSGATTQPQMGRDLATVMQAAEEERKKLKDDYLSVEHFMLGALDTQNKVHQLTDTFGLTKDNYLAAMKEVRGNQRVTDDNPEGKYQTLEKYGTDLTARARAGKIDPVIGRDTEIRRVLQILSRRTKNNPVLIGEPGVGKTAIAEGLARRIVNGDVPESMRNKRIVSLNIGSMLAGAKYRGEFEERLKSFLKEVTDSNGEIILFIDELHTIVGAGASEGAVDASNLLKPALARGELRTIGATTLDEYRKYIEKDAALERRFQPVMVSEPSVEDTIAILRGLKERYEVHHGVRITDAAIVAAATLSDRYISDRFLPDKAVDLVDEAAARLKIELDSMPTEIDQIEREAMQLEMERQALAKEEDADSKARLEKITKDLADLKEKSGSMIAKWKSEKEVLDAVRREQEKIETLKLESERAKRMGDLTRASEITYGELPEAQRALTEGKEKLSKMQKEDGGLLKEEVTEGDIAKVVATWTGIPAARLQEGERVKLVHMEERLGARVIGQKQAVKAVSDAVRRARAGLQDENRPIGSFLFLGPTGVGKTELSKALAEFLFDSENAIVRIDMSEYMEKHSVARLIGAPPGYVGYEEGGQLSEAVRRRPYCVVLFDEIEKAHPDVFNVLLQVLDDGRITDGQGRTVDFRNTVIIMTSNIGSQYILNEANAEQREAKALEALRGHFRPEFLNRIDEIIIFDRLTAQELKGIVDIQLQRVRRRLEAKGLFLRMTPEATALVADHGFDPVYGARPLKRAIQHDLLDPLSLKLLEGDFPEGTEIVVREKDGKLDFTKEKK from the coding sequence ATGCTTAACAATCTAACAACAAAATTTCAGGAAGCGCTGATGCAGGCGCAGCAAACTGCAGGCCGGCTTGGAAAACCGGAAATTTCCTCTCTGGACGTTCTGGTGGCGTTACTGGAGCAGGAAGGCGGAATTCTTTCCCCTATTCTCCGCAAAGCCTCTTGCGATCCGGGGCTGCTTCTCCAGGCAGCCCAAAGGGAGGTTTCCCACGAACCTACTCAAAGCGGCGCTACCACGCAGCCGCAGATGGGGCGTGACCTGGCTACCGTCATGCAGGCTGCGGAAGAGGAACGCAAAAAGCTCAAAGACGACTACCTCAGCGTGGAACACTTCATGCTTGGGGCGTTGGACACGCAAAACAAAGTGCACCAGTTGACGGACACCTTTGGCCTGACCAAGGATAACTATCTGGCCGCCATGAAGGAAGTGCGCGGCAACCAGCGCGTGACGGACGACAACCCGGAAGGCAAATACCAGACACTGGAAAAATATGGGACGGACCTGACGGCCCGCGCCCGTGCCGGTAAAATTGACCCCGTCATCGGCCGCGATACGGAAATCCGCCGCGTTTTGCAGATTCTTTCCCGCAGGACGAAAAACAATCCCGTCCTGATCGGGGAGCCCGGCGTTGGCAAAACCGCCATTGCGGAAGGTCTGGCGCGGCGCATTGTCAACGGCGACGTGCCGGAAAGCATGCGCAACAAGCGCATTGTATCCCTCAACATCGGATCCATGCTTGCCGGAGCCAAATATCGCGGTGAATTTGAAGAACGCTTGAAATCCTTCCTTAAGGAAGTAACGGATTCCAACGGTGAAATCATTCTGTTTATCGATGAACTGCACACCATTGTAGGCGCGGGCGCCAGTGAAGGGGCGGTGGATGCCTCCAACCTGCTCAAGCCCGCCCTGGCCCGCGGGGAACTGCGGACCATCGGCGCGACGACACTGGACGAATACCGCAAATACATTGAAAAAGATGCGGCTCTGGAGCGCCGGTTTCAGCCCGTCATGGTCTCCGAACCCAGCGTGGAAGATACCATCGCCATTCTGCGCGGCTTGAAAGAACGCTATGAAGTCCACCATGGAGTGCGTATTACGGACGCTGCCATCGTAGCGGCGGCCACCCTTTCCGACCGTTATATTTCCGACCGTTTTCTGCCTGACAAGGCAGTAGACCTGGTGGATGAAGCGGCAGCCCGCCTCAAAATTGAGCTGGACTCCATGCCCACGGAAATTGACCAGATTGAACGTGAGGCCATGCAGCTTGAAATGGAGCGGCAGGCGCTGGCGAAGGAAGAAGACGCCGACAGCAAGGCCCGTTTGGAAAAAATCACCAAGGACCTGGCCGACTTGAAGGAAAAATCCGGTTCCATGATTGCCAAATGGAAAAGCGAAAAAGAAGTGCTGGACGCCGTCCGCAGGGAACAGGAAAAAATAGAAACCCTCAAACTGGAAAGCGAAAGGGCCAAACGTATGGGTGACCTGACCCGCGCGTCGGAAATCACCTATGGCGAACTTCCGGAAGCCCAGCGCGCCCTGACGGAAGGCAAGGAAAAGCTCAGCAAAATGCAGAAGGAAGATGGGGGGCTGCTGAAGGAGGAAGTCACGGAAGGAGACATTGCCAAAGTGGTTGCCACCTGGACCGGCATTCCCGCCGCCCGTCTGCAGGAAGGGGAGCGTGTCAAGCTGGTGCACATGGAAGAGCGTCTGGGCGCCCGCGTAATCGGGCAGAAACAGGCCGTTAAGGCCGTATCCGACGCCGTGAGACGCGCCCGCGCCGGGTTGCAGGATGAAAACAGGCCCATCGGCTCTTTCCTGTTCCTGGGACCCACCGGCGTGGGCAAGACGGAACTTAGCAAGGCGCTGGCGGAATTCCTCTTTGACAGTGAAAACGCCATCGTCCGCATTGACATGTCCGAATACATGGAAAAACATTCCGTCGCGCGCCTCATCGGGGCGCCTCCCGGATACGTGGGGTATGAAGAAGGCGGTCAGCTCTCTGAAGCCGTGCGCCGTCGTCCGTACTGCGTGGTTCTCTTCGATGAAATTGAAAAGGCTCACCCGGACGTCTTCAACGTATTGCTCCAGGTGCTGGACGACGGCCGCATTACGGACGGCCAGGGGCGTACGGTTGACTTCCGCAACACGGTCATCATCATGACCTCCAACATCGGCAGCCAGTATATCCTCAATGAGGCCAATGCGGAACAGCGGGAAGCCAAGGCTCTGGAAGCGTTGCGCGGCCACTTCCGTCCGGAATTCCTGAACCGCATTGATGAAATCATCATCTTTGACCGGCTCACGGCGCAGGAACTCAAGGGTATTGTGGACATTCAGCTTCAGCGTGTCCGCAGGCGTCTGGAAGCCAAGGGCCTGTTTTTGCGCATGACTCCGGAAGCTACGGCTCTGGTGGCGGATCACGGTTTTGATCCTGTGTATGGAGCCCGTCCTCTCAAACGAGCCATTCAGCATGATCTTCTGGACCCGCTCAGCCTCAAGCTTCTGGAAGGAGACTTCCCGGAAGGAACGGAAATCGTGGTGAGGGAAAAAGACGGCAAACTGGACTTCACCAAGGAGAAAAAATAA
- a CDS encoding deoxyribonuclease IV encodes MPYIGCHLSSAKGYEAMGRVALSIGANTFQFFTRNPRGSKAKAIDEQDIARFLELARNNGFGTLLAHAPYTLNPCSADSGVARFAAQVLKEDLELMEHLPGNLYNFHPGCHVGQGAEKGIELVADQLNGVLSPEQTTIVLLETMSGKGSEVGRTFEELAAIMERVDLKDKLGVCLDTCHVYSAGYDIVNRLDSVLEHFDAVLGLERLRAIHLNDSMTPFSSFKDRHETIGKGSLGEQAFINIINHPVLRELPFFLETPRDDAGHGEEITWLKEHYLN; translated from the coding sequence ATGCCATACATCGGATGCCACCTCTCCTCCGCAAAAGGTTATGAAGCCATGGGCCGGGTTGCCCTCTCCATCGGCGCCAATACTTTTCAGTTCTTCACCCGCAATCCGCGGGGGAGCAAAGCCAAAGCTATTGACGAACAGGATATTGCCCGTTTTCTGGAATTAGCTCGGAACAACGGATTCGGAACGCTGCTGGCACACGCCCCCTACACGCTGAACCCCTGTTCCGCAGACTCCGGAGTCGCCCGTTTTGCGGCCCAGGTACTGAAAGAGGATCTGGAACTCATGGAACATCTGCCGGGAAATCTTTATAACTTCCATCCCGGCTGCCATGTAGGTCAGGGAGCGGAAAAAGGCATTGAACTGGTGGCGGACCAATTAAACGGCGTGCTTTCTCCGGAACAAACGACCATTGTTCTGCTGGAAACCATGTCCGGCAAGGGAAGCGAAGTCGGCCGGACCTTTGAAGAACTGGCCGCCATTATGGAGCGGGTAGACCTGAAGGACAAGCTGGGCGTATGCCTGGATACCTGCCATGTTTATTCCGCCGGATATGATATCGTCAACAGACTGGATTCCGTACTGGAACACTTCGACGCCGTGCTGGGCCTGGAACGCCTGCGCGCCATCCACCTGAACGACAGCATGACGCCCTTCTCCTCCTTTAAGGACCGCCATGAAACCATCGGCAAGGGTTCCCTGGGAGAACAGGCCTTCATCAACATCATCAACCATCCCGTTCTGCGGGAATTGCCCTTTTTCCTGGAAACGCCCAGGGACGACGCCGGGCACGGCGAAGAAATAACGTGGCTGAAGGAACATTACCTCAACTGA
- a CDS encoding sialate O-acetylesterase, protein MKIFLLTGQSNSLGAVKGSPAALELLKKYEPKETLYWHENFGQREGVFPGASTSWEQVRPAMPRYNGNLCMGPEYGFAFTLEKNGWFKDADVAVVKASRDGGDNSHWRKNGQAYRTLVQAVKNACAGVDRSKYSKVEFAGLLYLQGESNGGASVPESASRFLELLGNLAADLKPYGDTSALAAQKAVVGENANWAGKNESDPETGNLTGGLEGRDTEVQGKTTRQVMKDLAESRPSLGYAPTRDLPKLTAGDQMGVHYNGQSQICIGARFAYEAARLAGKDAGSVRSGRYDLPLSSPDAWMNRKMPGKNVCVWNVASSVKPSLVSGVVKLFGIRVEDPAVNTVIVRSKGGSGDRLVIGPGGIRLAEGKNLQLRANVQLAGRQSWNIPGGSAVEIKPSLVQEKTMPVRLSGQAEVHVARAEGGGETAEAARVVLEQVLPSALKCSWTLSGKVEMTLKGMEGKAVNLGKILVKQGAVLNLNGSRPVAGSVVNQGGTVNP, encoded by the coding sequence TTGAAGATTTTTTTGCTGACGGGCCAATCCAATTCCCTGGGAGCGGTGAAGGGCAGTCCTGCCGCTCTGGAGTTGTTAAAAAAGTATGAGCCGAAGGAAACACTGTACTGGCATGAAAATTTTGGGCAAAGGGAAGGCGTGTTTCCCGGCGCTTCCACATCCTGGGAACAGGTAAGGCCTGCTATGCCGCGTTATAACGGCAATTTATGCATGGGGCCGGAATACGGGTTTGCTTTTACTCTGGAGAAGAATGGTTGGTTTAAGGACGCGGACGTTGCGGTCGTAAAAGCTTCCCGGGACGGCGGCGACAATTCCCATTGGCGGAAAAACGGCCAGGCTTACAGAACGCTGGTGCAGGCCGTCAAAAATGCCTGTGCGGGTGTGGACAGGTCCAAGTATTCCAAAGTGGAGTTTGCCGGACTTTTGTATTTGCAGGGGGAAAGCAATGGCGGCGCTTCCGTTCCGGAGAGCGCCTCCCGTTTTCTGGAGCTTCTGGGCAATCTGGCGGCAGATCTGAAACCGTATGGGGATACGTCCGCGCTGGCCGCGCAGAAAGCCGTTGTTGGAGAAAATGCCAATTGGGCCGGAAAGAATGAGTCTGATCCGGAAACGGGCAACCTTACCGGAGGCCTGGAAGGGCGCGACACGGAAGTTCAGGGAAAGACAACCCGGCAGGTGATGAAGGATCTGGCAGAATCCCGCCCATCCCTGGGCTATGCTCCTACCCGCGATCTTCCCAAGCTGACCGCGGGGGATCAGATGGGAGTGCATTACAACGGCCAGTCCCAGATTTGCATAGGAGCCCGTTTTGCTTATGAAGCCGCCCGGTTGGCCGGGAAGGATGCCGGCTCCGTACGCAGCGGCCGTTATGATCTTCCTCTGAGTTCTCCGGACGCGTGGATGAACCGGAAAATGCCGGGGAAGAACGTGTGCGTGTGGAACGTGGCTTCTTCCGTAAAACCCAGTCTGGTGTCGGGAGTGGTGAAATTGTTTGGAATTCGTGTGGAAGATCCGGCCGTCAATACCGTTATTGTCCGGAGCAAGGGAGGGTCCGGAGACCGTTTGGTAATCGGCCCGGGAGGTATTCGTCTGGCGGAAGGAAAAAATTTGCAGTTGAGGGCAAATGTACAACTGGCGGGCCGGCAGTCCTGGAATATTCCGGGCGGTTCTGCCGTGGAGATTAAGCCCTCGCTGGTTCAGGAAAAAACCATGCCTGTCCGTTTGTCCGGCCAGGCGGAGGTGCATGTGGCCCGCGCGGAAGGCGGCGGAGAAACGGCGGAAGCGGCCCGCGTCGTATTGGAACAGGTGCTGCCTTCTGCCCTGAAATGTTCCTGGACATTGTCCGGAAAGGTGGAAATGACTCTGAAGGGTATGGAAGGGAAGGCCGTGAATTTGGGCAAAATCCTCGTCAAGCAGGGCGCTGTACTGAATCTGAATGGCTCCAGACCTGTTGCGGGCAGTGTCGTTAATCAGGGCGGCACGGTGAATCCGTAA
- a CDS encoding PEP-CTERM sorting domain-containing protein (PEP-CTERM proteins occur, often in large numbers, in the proteomes of bacteria that also encode an exosortase, a predicted intramembrane cysteine proteinase. The presence of a PEP-CTERM domain at a protein's C-terminus predicts cleavage within the sorting domain, followed by covalent anchoring to some some component of the (usually Gram-negative) cell surface. Many PEP-CTERM proteins exhibit an unusual sequence composition that includes large numbers of potential glycosylation sites. Expression of one such protein has been shown restore the ability of a bacterium to form floc, a type of biofilm.) yields MLQSSDGWELSVGRSGRNTIQIANGTASCPSSNWGQAAAVTTLSEGILLANEQDTFTFSFDITTNGTTNAAAMVSFVGSETAVCLGTSAYNGTIGYGTSDNVSARAYSFQGAWDANGSFVSPSSSLTTIGSNETVTISGGISWKDGQFVLDLSANGGTGSIELGDSVSIDKVLLQLDGPNSSAVPSISNLSMSAYLVPEPATASLSLLGLAGLAMRRRRRQEA; encoded by the coding sequence TTGTTGCAATCTTCGGATGGATGGGAGTTGTCTGTAGGGAGAAGTGGCCGCAATACGATTCAAATAGCTAATGGAACAGCTTCCTGCCCTTCCTCTAACTGGGGACAGGCCGCTGCCGTCACCACGCTGAGTGAAGGTATCCTGCTGGCAAATGAACAGGATACATTTACATTTTCTTTTGATATTACCACTAATGGAACTACAAATGCTGCCGCCATGGTGTCGTTTGTAGGTTCGGAAACGGCTGTCTGCCTGGGAACGAGCGCCTATAACGGAACAATTGGTTATGGCACGTCAGACAATGTTTCCGCCAGGGCTTACTCTTTCCAAGGCGCATGGGATGCAAACGGCAGTTTTGTATCACCTTCGAGCTCTTTAACCACGATAGGTTCTAATGAAACCGTTACCATTTCCGGAGGCATCTCCTGGAAAGATGGCCAGTTTGTGCTGGATTTGTCAGCAAATGGTGGAACGGGAAGTATAGAGTTGGGTGATAGCGTCTCCATTGATAAAGTGCTTCTCCAATTGGACGGTCCCAACTCTTCTGCCGTGCCTTCTATTTCCAATCTTTCCATGTCTGCGTATCTGGTCCCGGAACCGGCGACGGCTTCCCTGAGCCTGCTGGGCTTGGCGGGACTGGCCATGCGGAGGCGCAGAAGGCAGGAAGCCTGA